A genomic window from Lotus japonicus ecotype B-129 chromosome 1, LjGifu_v1.2 includes:
- the LOC130732177 gene encoding uncharacterized protein LOC130732177 has product MMSTILALFVLIFAILSFIFGLVASLKTPDFGTPVITKDGVSCKFSNDPVVIFGYLSVAFLVVSGVVGCLSLFYPFKGKSPRFSKVFDFILTFIGLATACSLLWATISIHLLQHKVHHDLINDYACPSAGTCETTLVIGAMFSLVLGIIWSLMVLAREDLFHKVNDVNGGEI; this is encoded by the exons ATGATGAGTACAATATTGGCTctgtttgttttgatttttgctATCTTGTCTTTCATATTCGGACTTGTAGCTTCTTTGAAGACG CCTGACTTTGGAACGCCAGTGATCACCAAGGATGGTGTGTCATGCAAGTTCTCAAATGATCCAGTTGTTATATTTGGGTATCTCTCTGTAGCTTTTCTTGTTGTATCAGGAGTGGTTGGATGTCTTTCTCTGTTCTACCCTTTCAAAGGAAAGTCTCCACGGTTTTCGAAAGTCTTCGATTTTATATT GACTTTCATTGGACTAGCTACTGCATGTTCTTTGTTATGGGCAACAATCTCTATTCACCTTTTACAACATAAAGTACATCATGATCTCATCAACGACTATGCTTGTCCTTCCGCTGGAACTTGTGAAACGACCCTTGTAATTGGTGCCATGTTTTCCCTTGTTTTGGGCATCATTTGGTCGCTTATGGTCTTGGCTCGTGAGGATTTGTTTCATAAAGTCAATGATGTCAATGGTGGCGAGATTTAG
- the LOC130727459 gene encoding glucan endo-1,3-beta-glucosidase 5-like: MFIMGLMGGAKFTTSCVVLLFMNTLLVGSVSGIGVNWGTQSTHPLSPSTVVKMLKDNGIQKVKLFDADPSILGALKKSGIQVMVGIPNDMLYSLANSVQAAEKWVSKNVSAHVSKGGVDIRYVAVGNEPFLSTYNGTFEATTLPALKNIQAALTKSGLSNRVKVTVPLNADVYQSSTEKPSDGDFRPDINNVMLDIVKFLNDNGAPFTVNIYPFISLYSDPNFPVDYAFFNGYQSSINDNGRTYDNVFDANHDTLVWALQKHGFGSLPIIVGEIGWPTDGDRNANIQYAQRFNQGFMSRYASGKGTPMRQGPIDAYLFSLVDEDDKSIQPGNFERHWGLFYFDGQPKYPVNLIRSSQHNGLVGASGVDYLSKKWCVLKPSANLNDDQLAPSVTYACENADCTSLGYGTTCGNLDVQGNISYAFNSYFQRNDQMDSACKFSGLAMVTDKDPSGGSCKFRIMIQTNSARLNESVGYLRTVLFGFVTLLLLCNLPF; encoded by the exons ATGTTTATTATGGGGTTAATGGGAGGTGCAAAGTTTACTACTTCGTGTGTTGTTCTCTTGTTCATGAACACCCTGTTGGTGGGTTCTGTGAGTGGAATTGGTGTGAACTGGGGAACGCAATCAACACACCCTTTGTCACCATCCACGGTGGTGAAAATGCTGAAAGACAATGGCATTCAGAAGGTTAAGCTTTTTGATGCTGACCCAAGTATCTTGGGTGCTCTCAAGAAATCAGGGATTCAGGTGATGGTGGGCATTCCAAATGACATGCTTTACTCTCTGGCTAATAGTGTGCAAGCAGCTGAAAAATGGGTTTCCAAGAATGTTTCTGCGCATGTTTCCAAAGGTGGAGTAGACATCAG ATACGTTGCAGTGGGGAATGAACCATTCTTGTCAACATACAATGGCACATTTGAAGCCACAACTCTTCCAGCTCTTAAAAACATCCAGGCAGCTCTAACAAAATCCGGTTTGAGCAACCGGGTCAAGGTCACTGTCCCTTTGAACGCCGATGTATATCAGAGCTCAACGGAGAAGCCATCTGACGGAGATTTCCGGCCGGACATCAACAATGTGATGCTGGACATTGTCAAGTTCTTAAACGACAATGGAGCTCCATTCACTGTGAACATCTACCCTTTCATCAGCCTCTACTCAGACCCCAATTTCCCTGTTGACTATGCTTTCTTCAATGGCTACCAGTCTTCCATAAATGACAATGGAAGGACCTATGACAATGTGTTTGATGCTAACCATGACACTCTAGTATGGGCATTGCAGAAGCATGGTTTTGGAAGCTTGCCTATAATTGTTGGAGAAATTGGGTGGCCTACAGATGGAGACAGAAATGCAAATATTCAATATGCACAACGTTTTAACCAAG GTTTCATGTCGCGCTATGCTTCTGGAAAGGGTACTCCAATGAGGCAAGGTCCTATAGATGCATACTTGTTCAGTCTTGTGGATGAAGATGACAAGAGCATTCAGCCAGGGAACTTTGAACGCCATTGGGGGCTGTTTTACTTTGATGGACAACCCAAGTACCCGGTGAATCTTATTCGTTCATCACAACACAATGGTTTGGTAGGTGCTAGTGGTGTTGATTATCTTTCCAAAAAGTGGTGTGTTTTGAAACCCTCGGCAAACCTTAATGATGATCAATTGGCACCAAGTGTGACCTATGCTTGTGAAAATGCTGATTGCACTAGTCTGGGGTATGGGACCACATGTGGCAATTTGGATGTTCAGGGGAACATCTCTTATGCATTTAATAGCTACTTTCAGAGAAATGACCAGATGGATTCTGCTTGCAAATTCTCTGGCCTTGCCATGGTCACTGACAAAGATCCTTCAGGTGGAAGTTGCAAATTCAGAATCATGATCCAGACAAATTCTGCAAGGCTAAATGAGAGTGTTGGGTATCTAAGAACAGTGCTCTTTGGTTTTGTTACTTTACTACTTTTGTGTAATCTTCCATTTTGA